From Candidatus Poribacteria bacterium, a single genomic window includes:
- a CDS encoding peptidyl-prolyl cis-trans isomerase, with product MKKILIIFVVTAAIGLSSWQIVQSQDVTGPMDESQIIVARYEWNGIHEISLATLNAEIAALSAHKRKGYQSKAGKLIFLEDLINQRLMLLAAAEAEFDKDKDFLKKGDDYKHQLMVERLTEIEVDEKIIITEETLRQYYEENKDTYVEEEKVRATCITVFDKELAQTTLEEIQAGKDMLDAVKELAEKGELTGPGSNPGDPGDTGYFARDVSARAQAFVDVVFAMEVGEMTEEVFEQEVEEDTYYMIFRKEEHQPERQQTFEEVKPRLEYPLKREMKRKRILKWLEALTAEGKLKTYPELLPPPVTPEEEEDPENEESEQ from the coding sequence ATGGATGAAAGCCAGATTATTGTGGCTCGGTACGAATGGAACGGCATACACGAAATTTCGCTCGCAACACTTAATGCGGAAATAGCAGCGTTATCGGCACACAAACGGAAAGGCTATCAGTCCAAAGCTGGTAAACTCATATTTCTGGAAGACCTTATCAACCAAAGGCTAATGCTCCTCGCAGCTGCTGAGGCAGAATTCGACAAAGATAAGGACTTCCTCAAAAAAGGGGACGATTATAAGCACCAGTTGATGGTTGAGCGCTTGACCGAAATTGAGGTCGATGAAAAAATCATTATTACCGAGGAAACACTTCGGCAGTATTACGAAGAAAATAAAGATACCTATGTGGAGGAGGAAAAAGTGCGGGCAACCTGCATCACCGTATTCGATAAAGAACTCGCACAGACAACACTGGAGGAGATCCAAGCCGGTAAGGACATGCTTGATGCAGTGAAAGAACTTGCAGAAAAAGGCGAATTGACAGGACCTGGTTCAAATCCGGGGGATCCTGGTGACACAGGCTACTTTGCTCGAGACGTTTCCGCGCGAGCCCAAGCATTTGTAGACGTGGTTTTTGCAATGGAAGTTGGCGAAATGACTGAAGAAGTTTTTGAACAGGAGGTCGAAGAGGACACCTATTATATGATTTTCCGAAAGGAAGAACACCAGCCAGAACGCCAACAGACCTTTGAAGAGGTCAAGCCAAGGCTTGAGTATCCCCTAAAACGCGAGATGAAGCGGAAGCGTATCCTAAAATGGTTGGAAGCGCTTACTGCTGAAGGTAAACTCAAAACATATCCAGAACTACTTCCTCCACCCGTGACGCCCGAAGAGGAAGAAGATCCGGAAAATGAAGAATCGGAGCAGTAG